One Triticum dicoccoides isolate Atlit2015 ecotype Zavitan chromosome 3B, WEW_v2.0, whole genome shotgun sequence genomic window, tcgccaagcgaaggGCGCCCGGACCTGTTTATAAGCCCCGCCACGGCTGCaatgtcgagctcctctctaaagcaggcttgtgggcctaacaaACCTCTGTCTGCCCTGTGGGGCATACTTGCCCAGCGGGcctacatcctggcccaactagtagttgggtttctagtcgtatgcaggccgttgtgGCCTAGTAGGTGGGCATTTTTTCTgttattttagtttgctattaaagtttttgACAAAAAAATACTTTATGAAAATtccttttgctattaaagtttttaacaaaaaatactttgataattttagttgcacaaGTTTTATATAATTTTAAGTTAATATTATTTTGATATTAACTaggggtttataaaagctttttagttgattctttctgctattgaagaatattatagttttttagttgatcataacaaaatattttaattgattctttttagttcattctttttgctattacagttttataaaagctttttagctcattctttttgctattagttcattctttgagctatatgaccctgaaattgaaaagcattacaaatgaactttgaaaaggttgaaagttggcatggtatcatcatatcacccacatatcatgtgctaaaagttgagagggttatggcaaaaactggatgcacttcgtgtacaaaatggacaatctcttccgAAGTACCACGCTTTCAgatgaaaactcatctattaccaaggcatttcattttttaacttatttcaactccagactttttctgcgttcaacatgcaccattcaaagccacatcatcaattttcaaccctttctgactccatttgctatttttcatgcatttactgattgttgtagctaaatgaccctgaaattgaaaagtagTACAAACAAACTCTGAAACGGTTgagagttggcatggtatcatcatttcacccacatagcatgtgctaaaaatttgagagggttacggcaaaaactggatgcactttgtgtacaaaatgaataatctctttcgaagtattatggttttgaacgaaaactcatctgttacaaatgcattcattttttaacttatttcaactccatacTTTTTGTGCCTTCAAcatgcactattcaaagccacatcatcaattttcaaccttttctgacttcatttgctgtttttcatggatttactgattttttagctaaatgaccctgaaattgaaaagtgatacaaataaactctgaaaaggttgaaagttggcatggtatcatcatttcacccacatagaatgtgctaaaaagttgagagggttacgacaaaaactggatgcacttcatatacaaaatggacaatctctttcgaagtatcgagGTTTCGGGCAAAAGCTCATCTGTtgcaaaggcatttcatttcttgACATGTAACTGCAGTAATATTCTAGATAAAAGCCATCATcagaatagttgtggagagaaagtcttcactttttcttcgtgtgtgtcccttGCTTATTACGCCGTGACCatcgataatcttcatcgtttaacagggtgcttgggtcagccttcacTTTGAAGGAAGGAATTTCAtggaacttttcataatcttcacacatgtctgtcttgccctccactcccacgatgtctcttttccctgaaagaactatgtggcgctttggctcatcgtatgatgtattcgcttccttatcttttctttttctcggtttggtagacatgtccttcacatagaaaacctgcgccacatcattggctaggacgaatggttcgtctgtgtgcccaagattgttcagatccactattgtcattccgtactgtgggtctacctgtaccccgcctccggaCAGATTGACCTATTTGCACCGAAATAAAGGGAccataaaatcatgtccatagtcaagttcccatatgtccactatgtaaccataatatgtgtcctttcccctcttagtTGCTGCATCAaaacggacaccactgttttggttggtgctcttttgatcttgggaaatcgtgtaaaatgtattctcatttatctcataccctttgtaagtcaatacagtcgaagatggcgtCCTGGCCAACAAGTACAGCTGATCTCCAACAGTGGTGTTACCCATGAGATGTGCTTGCAACCAACAGCCGAAAGTCCGAATGTGTTCGCATGTAATCCAATCGTCACACAGCTccgagtgtttggagcgtagaatattcttgtgttcattgacatatggggtcaccaaggtagaattctgtagaactgtgtaatgTACTTGAGCCCAAGAAttaccgtccctacatattattcagtctgctcctagcatgccttttccagtcagtctcccctcatacagcGATTGAAGGACACCAATAGGCTTAAGGTCAGAAATGAAGTCAAcataaaacccaatgacatcctctgtttgccgGCCCATTgagatgcttccttttggcctagcacggttacaaacatatttctttaagactcccatgaacctctcaaaggggaacatattgtgtagaaatacaggacccagaatggtaatctcgtcgactagatgaactaggacgtgcgtcatgatattgaagaaggatggtggggacaccagctcgaaactgacaagacattacacCAAATCATtctttaaccttggtaggatttatggatcaattaccttctgagagattgtattgaggaatgcacatagcttcacaatggctaatcgaacgtttttcagtagaagccccctcaatccaaccggaagtagttgcgtcataatcacatggcagtcatgagactttaggttctggaactttttctctgggatATTTATTATtcgctttatattggacgagaagccagacgggaccttgaTATTGaggaggcattcaaagaagatttccttctcttctttggtaagagcgtagctggcaggaccttcatactgtgtTGGATGcacgccatctttttcgtgcacaaattgctggtcctcccatgcgtccggtgtatcttttgtcttcccatacacgcccaagaagcctagcaggttcacgcaaagatttTTCATCACGCGCATCACGTCGATtggagagcggacctctaggtctttccaatagggtaggtcccaaaatatagatttcttcttccacatgggtgcgcgtccctcagcgtcgtTCTTCCACACGGACCGCCAAACCCAGACAAATCttggggaaaatggagcttggaggtcgatcttcgagaggagaaagcttaagtgtggctcaggcatttcatcgaacacctcatgtgcatgcaTAGAAGGGAGAACAGAGCAGCGCATGCACACACCTCCCACACGGCCAAAAAATAGAGGAGAGGGTAGGCAGGggcgagggtatatataggcatctctttagtcccggttggtggctagaACCGGGATAGTAGCCCGCTCTTTGGTCTCGGTTCCAGccactaaccgggactaaaggggttgcgCCAGGAgtgaggccctttggtcccggttcgtgtctggaaccaggaccaaaggggtCAAACGAACCGGGACCTATGGCCCTCGAGGCCCGGCCAGTgctctggcctcacgaaccgggactgatgcatccattggtcccggttcgtaagaGAACCGGGATTAATGCTTTTATCTAGCCTGGACCAAAACCCTGTTTTCTATAAGTGATGGACGATGAAGAATCTGCAGATGGGATCTGAGGGGCGCCTCTGGAGGCGACGAGAGGTCTCGCTCGGGGGGGGGGGTGTTCCCTCTTGGGAGATGGAGGATGTTGTGGAGGCGATGGGATCTCCAATTagctgctagtaggttgctagctcGATGTGTGGTTTGTTAGCCCGCAGGACCAGGTGGACGTGGTCGTTTAGAGCCTGACACAAGTGGTGGAGGTGGCCGTGTATGTAGCgcgtgtttggttgcagtagtgaaCAGTACCTGCGTTGCATACACATCTCAACCCAGCCCGACTCTGGAAAAACAGCCCCATATGCGAcatctgcaagttgtttggttgcctgcatatggaCTTCCCGCATTAGGGGATCAACTTTGgcacgttgtttggttgcctgcattgtctCGGTGCATACGACTACACGCTATTTGGTTGCCTGCATGGGGTATGATTAAGAGCtagcacttgcacttagcacaTAGGGTTAAGAGCTAGCAGAGGAAGGGGGAGAAGAAATGCAGTGTGAGCCGGACCATGGCGACTGCGATGGATAATGATCGTGGCGCATGTCCGACATGACGAGCATGGAGTCATGGGCGAGCGACCTAGTTGGCGGCACGGCGAGCCACACCGTCGGCGAACTAGTTGCGGTGCTCGCGCAAAGACAGTGGACAAGAGAGGAGAATGCAGTGCTCGCGCCATGGTATCGTCCGTGCGGTGGGACGAGAGAGGAAGCCGAGATGATCGACGCCATAAGCGACTCCAGTGTAGTGGGACGAGAGAGAGGAGGCCAAGATGATCGACCCCGTCGGCGGCGCGACGAACTGCAGTGTGCGCGCCATTGCAGCGTTAGTGCAGTAGGAGGACGACAGAGAGTAGACCGAGATGAGTGACGCCGGAAACGACTTTAGTGTAGTAAGACGCGGGCAAGGAGATCAAGGGGAAGGGCGTTGGCGTCGAGAGGGGCGAACATAAGGGCTTTGAGCAGAGCACAGaggagctcgacatggcggcgTCAGTGCAGTAGACTGTTGTTCAAAGAGAGATGAAGCTACGATCGTCGAAACCAAAAACTTACAACACGAATGTTGTGAGGAACTGCGAGATTAGGCTGTTGGTCAAAGTAAATTTCAAATGATCGATCATGCGCGACGAATCTGAAAAAATTTGTCCAGAATAGCTCTAAATGGGAAGACGAAATTAAGAACTTACGGCCGACGAAACTACGAACCGATCGCCTGAATGGAACCGTagcatcgaggtgcatctttttcgtgtagaGTTTACCTCCAACCGAAGCACCGTTGTGCAGATCAAAGGGAGGAGATAAGATGGAGCTTACTGGAGGTTGAAGATCTCACGTAATCACCTAGCATCCCTCCCCTCTCCACTAGTGCAAGGGCCCGCTCGCTTGCGCTCGGCTCGGGCTGGCTCACCAGAAACTGCCGATTTCCGAGCGTTTCCAGCGAGCCGGCCTCTGGGCTGCTTTAAGAAGCGTGCGATGCAGGCCCAACAGTGAAACCAGGCAACCAAACAGGCCTCTGGCTTTCCGCACGGGTCTGGTTGGGCtctatgcaggcaaccaaacacgccagTAGTGAGTCCATGCATCTAGGGTTAGATTCCTGGCTATACGCTTGCGTGGACGAGTGTGATGGCCGTCCCTGTGTGTGTGAGTCTGCATATAAATCCTCCTCTGTGTATTGATCATTGTGTCGGTGTGGTATGTGCCACCGAGCCAACTGAAATAAAAGCCAACAATACAGGTCGTTCGGCGGCCGGGGCGTTCGGCGCCGCAAGGGTCCATGTTCACTCATGTATGTTGTCTCTGTGTCCATGGCGTGAGCTCGGCGTTCGTCGTCGAAGGGCTGGTTCGGCGTGTGTCGCCGGAGGACTGCCCCCACAACAAGGTTCTAGGGATCCTTTTTGATACATCACATGATAATCTAACTCGGACGAAATGAAACCACATAAGCCGGCGATTCGATGACGGACGATGTAACAGCACAGCTCGGACACCGCCCCTTTCAGTGTCATTCAGAGTCAGAGAAGAAGGCCATCCAGGCACTCCTCCACCGTGGCGAACTGTACGTCCGGGTACAGCCGCGTCGCCTCCACTTCGACTTCCGGGTCGACGGCACGCTCACACGCCCCGCCGTGCACCAGCGTCGAGTGCACCATCGCCAGCTGAAAGTTGAGAGGGAACGGAGCCTCTACATTTAGAGCCCCGGCGAAGACGATCAGCTCGATTCGTAGACGATCACACACCATTTAATATGTAACTAGCTACCATGTACGGATGAATTGATAGGAGGCTACCTTGGATTTTCTTGGCGAGCTCCTGTTCCGTGACGTAGTGCCTCTCGAACGTCCTGCCGGTTTTTTTCTCCAGGAGATGGAGGAGCTGGCCGAAGGAGCGCATGTTGGCGGGAGGGCGCACGTGCAGGATCTTGTCAAGCGTTCGTGGGTCCTCCACGGCTCTTATGGTCAGCTTGCTCATATCCTTCTCGTCTACAAAGATGGCTGCAAAAGTAGTGCCGAACTCAGAAATTACATCTAGATGATACAGAGGAGAAGGAGCATTAAAATTGAAACAGCAAATGCTTACCTCGTGATTTTTTATCACCAAAGATGTCCACCCCTGTCGACAGAGGGCCATTTTCTCCGGAGTTGCCGAGTGTAGAAAACAGCAAGCCAATGGCCCAGTAGCTGCAGATGATGGTGTGAGGAATCCCTGCGTCTCTGAGGGCTCGCCGAACTCGAAGCTTGGATTCTACTATCATGCTCTTTGCCGGCTCGAGAGTGTGTTCGGCATGATGCTCCACGTCACAGCCGAATTCAGATGGCACAAAACGCTGCAGTACTTTGTCCATTCAGACTTCCATAATAACCAAAAAAAATGTTGGGCGGTCAAATAAAAAATCTTCACAAATTTCAGCAAGTTTAGGTGTTGGAAGGTGATTATTGTTTTGCTCAACTACAAGCCGGTCTAACTTTCGTCCAAAAAAATCTTGCAATCTATTAATAAAATGTAACGGTACAAAGATCTCCAGATGTAACAAAAACAATAATCAAGTCCATGGGTCACCTAGCGGCGACTACGAGCACTAGACTGAGCCGAAGATGCACCGCCGTCATGGCCCTCCCTCGCGGAAGCTAGACAAACCATGTTGTAGTTGACAGTCAAAAAGTCGACGTGTTAAGGCATAAAGGACCAGCACATCAGAACAACAATCATCATTGACGAAAAAAAGCATAGACCGGAAGGATTATACCCGCAAACACACCAACGACCACGATCGTCGGGTGAATCCAGACGGATCCGCCGAAGACCAGCGCTAACCTAATACAAGCATACCAACACCAACCAAATCAAGTAGATCTATTGGAAATACATCTCCATGCAGCCTCCGTCGACGCTAGGCGTACAACTGGAGTGGGAAAGGCGGGTAGAACATTATTCTAATTCTGGGACATCGTTGCACTTTCTATTAACTCAACTCTAGCATCAAGTGGAGAGGTTGATCAAGGAGGTTCTTACTCAACATGGATGGCAGAATAATCTTCGGATCAGTTCCCCTCCTCCCTCGACAAAGGCGTAGTGTCGGTCTTATACGACTTCAGTGTTGCCAAGATGTTGTTTTGATTTCTTTAGTCGGACTTCAATTTTTGTCTGTGTGCGTCCTAATTATGTAGAGGCGGGGTGTCACTTTTAATGTTTTGTATTCGCTTGACGCTACATTTTAAGTTACTAGCacgaatgcccatgcgttgcaacggaagaaaataatgattcctatcAATCAAGATTGGCCGGGTCAAGGAACAGTGTCGTGGAAGAATGGTCGCTACTAACAAAAAAATTATGGATCATTTGATGATCGTGGCGTGAGCTCGAGAGGGGGTATGATTTCGAGTAAATTAACTACACTGATCAGTGTTAACTATAGAATTATCAGTTCTAATGGCCAAGAGGTGGCAATTTCATTTTTTGAAGGGAAAGTCATTGAGATGGCATGATATCGAAGCAAACTTACTACGCACTCTGACCCAAACCGATGTACTCGAGTTCGTTGGTGATCtccccccccctccccacccccccaccccccacccgacgACTTCGATGTAAATCTATGAACAACACCGGCTTCATAGTCGAGCAAGGATGACAAGAAGACACCACCCTTGCCATTGTCATTGCCAGCTCACTCAAGGGCTAGCTACGTGCTAGTGCTCCAAATCTTCTACCAGAAACTCCCATGCCCACCGCCGTCGATGCTCACACAGCCACATGCATTCGATTCCATTGTTAGAGCTGCTTTGTTATAGGCAAACTGTTAGGCATGTACTTGTTTTAACTACAACATTTAAGTAAAAGAAGCCCAATCCACAATACCACATTCTGTAGAAAAATAAATTATGCATAATAGCTCAAAATTTCTGCACAATAACACAATCTTCAAAAAATCAATAGCTGCTTCTTTTATACACACACAGATAAAGAAAAGAGCGATGTAAAAATTCTTTACAGAAAATGCTTGTTGGTACTTTTGGACTTTTGGATAAACGAATGCTTATCATGGCACAACCGATTCATGCATATAAGATGATCCTATGCAGCTAATTGTCTAGCCAACCTTGAAACACTATTGCATAACGCATGAAAAT contains:
- the LOC119281161 gene encoding phenylcoumaran benzylic ether reductase Pyrc5-like, with the protein product MSRILVIGATGNIGQHLVTASLNAGHRTAVLVRPATVASDSDKAKLLNSLEARGVTVVYGDMNDHGSLVGAIKQHGEVVISAVGHGRPEELDGQIKIIEAIKEAGHVKRFVPSEFGCDVEHHAEHTLEPAKSMIVESKLRVRRALRDAGIPHTIICSYWAIGLLFSTLGNSGENGPLSTGVDIFGDKKSRAIFVDEKDMSKLTIRAVEDPRTLDKILHVRPPANMRSFGQLLHLLEKKTGRTFERHYVTEQELAKKIQEAPFPLNFQLAMVHSTLVHGGACERAVDPEVEVEATRLYPDVQFATVEECLDGLLL